Proteins encoded by one window of Gouania willdenowi chromosome 4, fGouWil2.1, whole genome shotgun sequence:
- the dynlt2b gene encoding dynein light chain Tctex-type protein 2B isoform X1 encodes MDTSDAYIIRPNHRHKFKPAVVRECIREIVRERLSAAKYDPKEVSEQSRSLADCVRDKVKCAGFDRYKLVVQVVIGEQRGQGVKMMSRCLWDADTDNYAEDVFFNFVLCGDCFWNLLLLRIRRYSIRDER; translated from the exons ATGGATACATCCGATGCATATATAATTCGGCCTAACCACCGACACAA GTTTAAGCCTGCTGTTGTGAGGGAGTGCATCCGAGAAATTGTGCGGGAACGACTTTCAGCGGCAAAATACGACCCTAAGGAAGTGTCTGAGCAGTCCCGTTCCCTGGCAGACTGCGTCAGGGACAAAGTCAAGT GTGCAGGATTTGATCGATATAAGCTTGTTGTGCAGGTGGTTATTGGAGAACAAAGAGGCCAAGGAGTAAA AATGATGTCCAGATGTTTGTGGGATGCCGACACAGACAATTATGCagaggatgttttttttaat TTTGTTCTGTGTGGTGACTGTTTTTGGAATTTATTACTACTGAGGATCAGAAGATACAGTATAAGGGATGAAAGATGA
- the dynlt2b gene encoding dynein light chain Tctex-type protein 2B isoform X2, translating to MDTSDAYIIRPNHRHKFKPAVVRECIREIVRERLSAAKYDPKEVSEQSRSLADCVRDKVKCAGFDRYKLVVQVVIGEQRGQGVKMMSRCLWDADTDNYAEDVFFNDSLFCVVTVFGIYYY from the exons ATGGATACATCCGATGCATATATAATTCGGCCTAACCACCGACACAA GTTTAAGCCTGCTGTTGTGAGGGAGTGCATCCGAGAAATTGTGCGGGAACGACTTTCAGCGGCAAAATACGACCCTAAGGAAGTGTCTGAGCAGTCCCGTTCCCTGGCAGACTGCGTCAGGGACAAAGTCAAGT GTGCAGGATTTGATCGATATAAGCTTGTTGTGCAGGTGGTTATTGGAGAACAAAGAGGCCAAGGAGTAAA AATGATGTCCAGATGTTTGTGGGATGCCGACACAGACAATTATGCagaggatgttttttttaat GACAGTTTGTTCTGTGTGGTGACTGTTTTTGGAATTTATTACTACTGA
- the LOC114462298 gene encoding receptor-transporting protein 3-like: MAMAYQLDLDRWTRIFQDEAQDIRARDIWNLEFDLNIDPHNPSQGWKKYIRNTSASFHCTGCKRWWPSNQVKVLFHMRLAKSGIVKVRPFCQNCKRCTNAPMLLPEISDENITNLMRNLVKKIKIKCYNEPQTDENPGGKTFAVKSPHEPTHCEGCIRGICSEKE; encoded by the exons ATGGCAATGGCATACCAGCTTGACCTGGACAGATGGACAAGGATCTTCCAGGATGAAGCTCAAGATATCAGAGCACGAGACATATGGAATCTGGAGTTTGATTTAAACATTGACCCTCACAATCCCAGTCAGGGTTGGAAGAAGTACATCAGGAACACATCTGCCAG CTTTCATTGCACTGGATGTAAACGATGGTGGCCGTCCAACCAGGTGAAGGTGCTTTTCCACATGCGCTTGGCAAAAAGCGGCATCGTCAAAGTGAGGCCTTTCTGTCAAAATTGCAAGAGGTGCACAAACGCCCCGATGTTGCTTCCTGAAATTAGCGACGAAAACATTACGAACCTCATGAGAAACCTGGTCAAGAagatcaaaataaaatgctacaATGAACCACAGACTGATGAAAACCCTGGAGGTAAAACATTTGCAGTCAAAAGCCCCCATGAGCCCACACATTGTGAGGGCTGTATCCGTGGCATCTGCTCCGAAAAAGAATGA
- the nmur1a gene encoding neuromedin-U receptor 1: MSAHNCSINVTAEYTEWFCPQVENCTNVTLEKIGYISDACLTEEEYLEKYVGPRRSSVFLPICFIYVVIFLVGIVGNVLTCTVIACNKVMWTPTNYYLFSLAVSDLLVLLLGMPLELYELWHNYPFLLGKAGCYFKIFLFEMVCLASILNVTALSIERYIAVVHPLRAKYVVTRTHAKRVILTVWSVSVLCSVPNTSLHGIITLHRDSSGPAGHTKVEIPDSAICTLVRPRWMYNLIIQVTTLLFFILPMLTISVLYLLIGLQLKREKICQALENNSSFGQDSVCNVCTKQQKVRRRQVTKMLFVLVVVFGICWAPFHTDRLMWSFISDWTDFHREIFEYVHIISGAFFYFSSAVNPVLYNLMSTRFREMFKEVMCHREHQTNPRKHSLSVTRGTLRSTLSDTPLSNGPVVVEVKVDGGELKDETSFSPKMKI, encoded by the exons ATGTCGGCTCACAACTGCTCCATTAACGTGACGGCAGAATATACAGAGTGGTTCTGTCCTCAAGTTGAAAATTGTACCAATGTGACCTTGGAGAAGATTGGCTACATCAGCGACGCATGTCTAACCGAGGAGGAGTATCTGGAAAAATACGTGGGCCCTCGTCGGTCTTCTGTCTTCTTACCCATATGCTTCATCTATGTGGTTATCTTTTTGGTAGGCATTGTGGGAAATGTGCTGACGTGCACTGTCATTGCATGCAACAAAGTCATGTGGACGCCAACAAACTATTACCTGTTCAGCTTGGCCGTATCTGACCTGCTGGTGCTCCTGCTCGGCATGCCTTTAGAGTTGTATGAGCTTTGGCATAACTACCCATTTCTCCTGGGCAAGGCAGGATGCTACTTCAAGATTTTCCTTTTTGAAATGGTCTGCTTGGCATCTATCCTCAATGTGACCGCGCTGAGCATAGAGCGATACATTGCTGTTGTACACCCACTGCGAGCAAAGTATGTTGTGACACGTACCCATGCCAAGCGGGTAATTCTCACTGTGTGGAGTGTTTCAGTGCTGTGCTCAGTTCCCAACACAAGCCTTCATGGGATTATCACCCTCCACAGGGATTCCAGTGGTCCTGCTGGTCATACAAAGGTGGAAATTCCTGACTCAGCCATTTGTACTCTGGTAAGACCACGCTGGATGTACAATCTGATCATTCAGGTGAccactcttcttttttttattttgccaatgcTCACAATCAGCGTTTTGTACCTGCTCATTGGGCTCCAGCTGAAACGGGAGAAAATCTGCCAGGCTCTTGAGAATAACTCGAGTTTTGGGCAGGACAGTGTGTGTAATGTTTGTACGAAGCAGCAGAAAGTACGGCGCAGACAAGTCACGAAAATGTTGT TCGTCCTAGTTGTGGTGTTTGGGATCTGCTGGGCTCCTTTTCACACCGACCGCCTCATGTGGAGCTTCATCAGCGACTGGACTGATTTTCACCGGGAAATCTTTGAGTACGTGCACATCATTTCAGGCGCGTTCTTCTACTTCAGCTCCGCAGTCAACCCAGTTTTGTACAACCTCATGTCCACACGTTTTCGAGAAATGTTCAAGGAAGTGATGTGCCACAGAGAGCATCAGACAAATCCGAGGAAGCACTCACTCAGTGTCACGCGCGGAACGCTCCGCAGCACCTTGAGTGACACACCACTTAGTAACGGCCCAGTTGTAGTTGAAGTGAAGGTAGATGGAGGAGAACTCAAAGACGAGACCAGTTTTTCACCTAAAATGAAaatttaa